A genomic window from Deinococcus seoulensis includes:
- a CDS encoding RES family NAD+ phosphorylase: MLPADQLAEALQACPPETFRGTLYRAVNLQYLSSLTSGVSALRAANRYGPPGLTEALYMAVTPDLAMVEANQQYRHEFHMDVIPATAILPVDVDVRRVLDLTRRENQQALGTTVAELTGQWRVEYGAQLEELAKSKADPHRQVKVVRVPTHDIGKAAYEAGFDAIRYESCYAGHRQTNRENYVVFLRSGQPAPKFQLHEDVLRAAEWLAKDQAKRERAERHATRAAQRRSKT; the protein is encoded by the coding sequence ATGCTGCCCGCCGACCAACTCGCTGAGGCCCTTCAAGCGTGCCCACCGGAGACCTTCCGGGGCACGCTCTACCGTGCCGTCAACTTGCAATACCTCTCGTCCCTGACCAGTGGTGTGAGCGCCCTGAGGGCCGCCAACCGCTACGGCCCGCCCGGCCTGACCGAGGCGCTGTACATGGCGGTCACCCCGGACCTGGCGATGGTCGAAGCGAACCAGCAGTACCGGCATGAGTTCCACATGGACGTCATTCCGGCCACCGCGATCCTGCCGGTCGACGTGGACGTCCGGCGGGTCCTTGACCTGACCCGCCGGGAGAACCAACAGGCCCTGGGGACGACCGTGGCGGAACTGACCGGTCAGTGGCGTGTCGAGTACGGCGCGCAGCTGGAAGAGCTGGCCAAGTCCAAGGCGGACCCGCACCGACAGGTCAAGGTCGTGCGCGTGCCCACGCATGACATCGGAAAGGCGGCCTATGAGGCGGGATTCGACGCCATCCGGTATGAGAGTTGCTACGCGGGACACCGGCAGACCAACCGTGAGAACTACGTGGTGTTCCTGCGTTCTGGTCAACCTGCGCCCAAATTCCAGCTGCATGAGGACGTCCTCCGCGCGGCCGAGTGGCTGGCCAAGGACCAAGCCAAGCGCGAACGGGCAGAGCGGCACGCCACGCGCGCGGCCCAGCGCCGCTCGAAAACCTGA
- a CDS encoding NAD(P)/FAD-dependent oxidoreductase, with the protein MRPRVAQPHLRPAPGASRAMLRGMNKRFDTGPGHPDGFPLRDVLIVGGGFAGLSAALYTARGLKSGVVISGGPSRNAPSPHAGGVFSRDRRPPGEILAAARDDLRPYDFPVIEADVTALTGQNGDFTATLSTGETVRARKVILATGVRDVLPDTPAGLREQWGRGVHHCPYCYGWELRGGQVAVHLPGLSGVGGVQSVLYHQKLTRDVLVCADGAADLTPEQRGLLLERGVTLIEEPLVRVDGREGGGVTLTFQSGRTLDRDVLYTHGRRELRADLAEALGCEVTASGITVNAQQMTTVPGVYACGDVTKGNQIAFAVAGGAMAAMQAAYAIFYDTLPDGARA; encoded by the coding sequence ATGCGCCCACGTGTCGCCCAGCCGCACCTGCGGCCCGCGCCGGGCGCTTCCCGTGCCATGCTGCGCGGCATGAACAAACGCTTCGACACCGGCCCTGGCCACCCTGACGGCTTCCCGCTGCGCGATGTCCTGATTGTCGGTGGGGGCTTCGCGGGCCTGAGTGCGGCCCTGTACACCGCGCGCGGGTTGAAGTCGGGCGTGGTCATCTCCGGCGGGCCGAGCCGCAACGCGCCCAGTCCGCACGCGGGCGGGGTGTTCAGCCGCGACCGGCGCCCGCCGGGGGAGATCCTGGCGGCCGCGCGGGACGACCTGCGCCCCTACGACTTCCCGGTGATCGAGGCGGACGTGACTGCCCTGACCGGCCAGAACGGGGACTTCACGGCGACGCTCTCGACGGGTGAGACCGTGCGGGCCAGGAAGGTCATCCTGGCGACCGGGGTGCGGGACGTGCTGCCCGACACCCCAGCAGGCCTGCGCGAGCAGTGGGGACGGGGCGTGCACCACTGCCCGTACTGTTACGGCTGGGAACTGCGCGGCGGTCAGGTGGCGGTGCACCTGCCGGGCCTGAGTGGCGTGGGCGGCGTGCAGAGCGTGCTGTACCACCAGAAGCTCACGCGGGACGTGCTCGTCTGCGCGGACGGAGCAGCAGACCTGACGCCGGAGCAGCGCGGCCTGCTGCTGGAGCGCGGCGTGACGCTGATCGAGGAACCCCTGGTCCGCGTGGACGGCCGCGAGGGGGGCGGCGTGACCCTGACCTTCCAGAGCGGCCGGACGCTGGACCGGGACGTGCTGTACACGCACGGGCGCCGGGAACTCCGCGCGGATCTCGCCGAGGCACTGGGCTGCGAGGTCACCGCGAGCGGGATCACCGTGAACGCGCAGCAGATGACGACCGTGCCGGGCGTGTACGCCTGCGGGGACGTCACGAAGGGGAACCAGATCGCGTTCGCGGTGGCGGGCGGGGCGATGGCGGCCATGCAGGCGGCGTACGCGATCTTCTACGACACCCTGCCCGACGGAGCGCGGGCATGA
- a CDS encoding UvrD-helicase domain-containing protein, producing MSRSISAHFTPEQRDFLEVVTDSWRHVFLRATAGAGKTTTLTEAAWQLETQGVYFAYNKHAVSDLQSRLPPRVRALTLHAHGHRLLRDRAGATFRVHSDKAQDVARQLDFRKKWEAPAARAWTIAREERLGLLTEKQAQWLATRAQWPGVPEDLIEWIPEFHICGHNMWFSEGRADFTDLLWLPLTAGYGYGTLPLALVDEAQDLTPLRQAYVLHLLGLGTGINLSGLRDPRDRPPSNPDRTGRLIFVGDSDQSIYTWAGADPMALSRLKEQVGALELPLSVSFRCPREVIRYARAHSDFIRPATGAAPGTIEHISAETATYARGDVVLCRTNAPLIRQALTLMKAGLSVAVTGRDLAQQLRESVSAAFPAAFRNDDVTELVKAHLAPRTEPLKLRLAAGDDAARRPLTELQDLGRCLRYLAWVVSRPSGEATPADVLYLLAQVCRDDADADVLLASVHRAKGKEWPRVTILYPELMPMSQGDPDEERAVQFVAVTRAQQVLRFAYGKDAWTARQFVQPGTLPDPEPQADVEQQPSPEQQSSPEDLPSPVALPSPESATPERRTRSRRARPSAPPGAASPTLPPPPDVAPVTDRRRLWPLYGGTTPMPLELVRERLTALADEERTLLRTWAHEGLELLQDVTAAYVTVHEANLSLFEQAARQARLAIPALFGKGVPVCVFEGPLLRVRLARKVRLTKRAVRVALGDVELRFDRESGELLDGAEPLAPFIRPAELRTLQRDVA from the coding sequence ATGTCCAGGTCCATTTCAGCGCACTTCACGCCCGAACAGCGGGACTTCCTCGAGGTCGTCACCGACTCCTGGCGGCACGTGTTTCTGCGCGCGACCGCCGGGGCGGGCAAGACCACCACCCTGACCGAGGCCGCGTGGCAGCTGGAGACGCAGGGCGTGTACTTCGCGTACAACAAACACGCCGTCTCGGACCTCCAGTCGCGCCTGCCCCCCCGCGTGCGGGCCCTGACGCTGCACGCACACGGCCACCGCCTGCTGCGAGACCGGGCCGGCGCGACCTTCCGCGTGCACAGTGATAAGGCGCAGGACGTGGCGCGACAGCTGGATTTCCGGAAGAAATGGGAGGCGCCCGCCGCACGCGCCTGGACGATCGCCCGCGAGGAACGACTGGGCCTCCTCACCGAAAAACAGGCCCAGTGGCTCGCGACCCGCGCACAGTGGCCCGGCGTGCCCGAAGACCTGATCGAATGGATTCCGGAGTTCCATATTTGCGGCCACAACATGTGGTTCTCGGAAGGCCGGGCGGACTTCACCGACCTGCTGTGGCTGCCGCTCACCGCCGGGTACGGGTACGGCACCCTCCCCCTGGCCCTGGTGGACGAAGCGCAGGACCTCACGCCCCTGCGGCAGGCGTACGTCCTGCACCTGCTGGGCCTGGGAACAGGCATCAACCTGTCCGGACTGAGAGACCCCAGGGACCGACCTCCCAGCAACCCGGACCGCACCGGGCGCCTGATCTTCGTCGGGGACAGCGACCAGTCGATCTACACCTGGGCCGGGGCGGATCCCATGGCCCTGTCGCGCCTCAAAGAGCAGGTCGGCGCCCTGGAACTCCCCCTGAGCGTGTCCTTCCGCTGCCCCCGCGAAGTCATCCGCTACGCGCGGGCGCACTCGGACTTCATCCGGCCCGCCACCGGCGCCGCGCCCGGCACGATTGAACACATCAGCGCCGAGACGGCCACCTACGCGCGCGGGGACGTGGTGCTGTGCCGCACCAACGCCCCCCTGATCCGGCAGGCACTCACCCTGATGAAAGCCGGGTTGAGTGTCGCCGTGACCGGCCGGGACCTCGCCCAGCAGCTGCGGGAGAGCGTCAGCGCCGCCTTCCCCGCCGCTTTCCGGAACGACGACGTCACCGAACTCGTGAAGGCGCACCTCGCGCCACGCACCGAGCCCCTCAAGCTCCGCCTCGCGGCCGGAGACGACGCCGCCCGCCGCCCCCTGACTGAGTTGCAGGACCTGGGCCGCTGCCTGCGGTACCTCGCGTGGGTGGTGTCCAGACCGTCCGGGGAGGCCACGCCCGCCGATGTCCTGTACCTGCTCGCCCAGGTCTGCCGGGACGACGCGGACGCCGACGTGCTGCTCGCGTCCGTGCACCGCGCCAAAGGCAAGGAATGGCCCCGCGTGACCATCCTGTACCCAGAATTGATGCCCATGAGCCAGGGCGACCCGGACGAGGAACGCGCCGTGCAGTTCGTCGCCGTCACCCGCGCGCAGCAGGTCCTCCGGTTCGCGTACGGCAAGGACGCCTGGACCGCGAGGCAGTTCGTGCAGCCCGGCACCCTGCCCGACCCGGAACCGCAGGCCGACGTGGAACAGCAGCCCAGCCCGGAACAGCAGTCCAGCCCGGAAGACCTGCCCAGCCCAGTGGCCCTGCCCAGCCCGGAGTCGGCCACGCCGGAACGCCGCACGCGGTCCAGACGCGCCCGTCCCAGTGCCCCGCCCGGGGCGGCCTCCCCGACGCTGCCCCCACCGCCGGACGTGGCGCCCGTCACCGACCGGCGGCGCCTGTGGCCGCTGTACGGCGGGACCACCCCCATGCCGCTGGAACTGGTGCGTGAGCGGCTGACGGCGCTGGCCGACGAGGAACGCACGCTGCTGCGCACCTGGGCGCACGAAGGGCTGGAACTCCTGCAGGACGTCACGGCCGCCTACGTGACGGTGCACGAAGCGAACCTCAGCCTGTTCGAACAGGCGGCCCGGCAGGCGCGACTGGCCATCCCAGCGCTGTTCGGGAAGGGCGTGCCCGTGTGCGTGTTCGAAGGGCCGCTGCTGCGCGTCCGGCTGGCCCGCAAGGTCCGCCTCACCAAACGCGCCGTGCGGGTGGCACTCGGCGACGTGGAACTGCGCTTCGACCGGGAAAGCGGGGAACTGCTGGATGGGGCGGAGCCGCTCGCGCCGTTCATCCGCCCGGCGGAACTCCGCACGCTCCAGCGGGACGTGGCCTGA
- a CDS encoding NYN domain-containing protein, with amino-acid sequence MTLHLFWDNSNIWLSGKDVSSMVEPGHELDFRIHFARLLSAVKAQRPLASAVVAGSLPPDNDALWETFDRLGVRVIKQERGNQTGGEVAVDEVLQLAMANTVLDHAPGTMLLLTGDGSGSTQGQGFLTQLQRARRYGWNIEVASWAASCNRFLKEYAQKEGQFIRLDDHYADVTFIAKGRPVGEKPGRAAPATP; translated from the coding sequence ATGACGCTGCATCTCTTCTGGGATAATTCGAACATCTGGCTCAGCGGAAAGGACGTATCCAGCATGGTAGAACCGGGACACGAACTGGATTTCCGCATCCACTTCGCGCGTCTGCTCAGCGCAGTCAAGGCGCAGCGGCCTCTGGCGTCGGCCGTCGTCGCAGGTTCACTGCCACCCGACAACGACGCCCTGTGGGAAACATTCGACCGTCTCGGCGTCCGGGTCATCAAGCAGGAACGCGGGAACCAGACCGGCGGGGAAGTCGCAGTGGATGAAGTCCTTCAGCTCGCCATGGCGAACACGGTCCTCGATCACGCTCCCGGAACCATGCTGCTGCTGACAGGTGACGGGAGCGGCAGCACCCAGGGACAGGGCTTTCTCACGCAACTCCAGCGGGCGCGCAGGTACGGCTGGAACATCGAAGTGGCCAGCTGGGCCGCGTCATGCAACCGCTTCCTCAAGGAATACGCCCAGAAAGAAGGTCAGTTCATCCGCCTGGACGATCACTACGCCGACGTGACGTTCATCGCCAAAGGCCGTCCGGTCGGAGAGAAGCCCGGACGCGCCGCACCCGCCACGCCCTGA
- a CDS encoding stalk domain-containing protein, which yields MRYPYALLALLIMGSSSAQTAIQIAIANKITYTARTVPCQPVPGAGDLKGAVCGESNGDPAMSTTPNPDFPMEYRQWIEIAPSTYFNIWNSSVAKHPVYLSVSSKPGYVTQVAVASAGATLPVTVTRRSGSLTPGNEARAAGATRGAGYTDARYVQKFAVVQQTGKIVKVSLGQQTLALTLGQKAARLNGRSVTLQGAPFLLNGQVYYPVGLFKLLGCTVTPLMSEARVANAMDVTCLVGNQRRNGMVENWMF from the coding sequence ATGAGATACCCATACGCCCTACTGGCCCTGCTGATCATGGGCTCCTCAAGTGCACAGACTGCTATTCAGATCGCCATCGCCAACAAAATCACCTATACGGCCAGAACCGTCCCCTGTCAGCCGGTACCTGGTGCTGGCGATCTGAAAGGCGCCGTCTGCGGGGAGAGCAACGGTGACCCGGCCATGAGTACCACGCCCAATCCAGACTTCCCCATGGAATACCGGCAGTGGATCGAGATCGCACCGTCGACGTACTTCAACATCTGGAACTCCAGTGTCGCCAAGCACCCGGTGTACCTCTCCGTGAGTTCAAAACCGGGTTACGTTACGCAGGTGGCCGTAGCGTCGGCTGGAGCGACGCTTCCCGTCACTGTGACCCGACGGAGCGGTAGTTTGACGCCAGGCAATGAGGCGCGGGCTGCGGGGGCAACGCGCGGGGCAGGATATACCGATGCCAGATACGTCCAGAAATTTGCCGTCGTTCAGCAGACTGGAAAAATCGTGAAAGTGTCCCTCGGACAGCAGACCCTCGCCCTGACGCTTGGGCAGAAAGCTGCTCGGCTGAACGGAAGGTCCGTAACCCTCCAGGGAGCGCCCTTTCTCCTGAATGGGCAGGTGTATTACCCAGTCGGGCTGTTCAAGCTCCTGGGCTGCACGGTGACGCCATTGATGAGCGAAGCTCGCGTGGCGAACGCCATGGACGTCACGTGCTTGGTGGGCAATCAGCGACGAAACGGCATGGTCGAGAACTGGATGTTCTAG
- a CDS encoding DNA cytosine methyltransferase produces MSSYVERINSLMHPQPPHDPLVLDLFAGAGGLGLGFEAAGFQTLGYEKDKAAAATYNANLHGECITATLDADTHFPAAQVVIGGPPCQPFSVGGKQLGFGDPRDGFPAFLAAVKQVQPQVLMFENVRGLMYRNHWYLDMIVQQLRDLGYTVEWKLLNAVNYGVPQNRERLFVIGHRGKFQWPEPELHKVTAGAAIEDMAFLTPPESKFLTASMDGYVARYEAASKCVTPRDLHLDRPSRTLTCRNLAGATGDMMRVRLPDGRRRRLLHQEAARLQSFPDDFQFIGNETERYNQIGNAVPPLLAFHLAQSIRRHLDDPQGLQAKPEAQPLLFAPQPVLI; encoded by the coding sequence ATGTCGTCTTACGTGGAGCGCATCAACAGCCTGATGCACCCACAGCCCCCACATGATCCACTGGTGTTGGACTTGTTCGCTGGTGCTGGTGGTCTGGGTCTCGGTTTCGAAGCAGCAGGATTTCAGACGTTGGGATACGAGAAGGACAAGGCCGCGGCGGCCACCTATAACGCCAATCTGCACGGTGAGTGCATCACCGCCACGCTGGATGCCGATACGCACTTCCCTGCGGCTCAGGTCGTGATTGGCGGGCCACCTTGCCAACCGTTCAGCGTAGGTGGGAAGCAGCTGGGTTTCGGTGATCCTCGTGACGGCTTCCCGGCTTTCCTGGCCGCAGTGAAGCAGGTTCAACCGCAGGTGCTGATGTTCGAGAACGTCCGTGGGCTGATGTACCGGAATCACTGGTACCTGGACATGATCGTTCAGCAGCTGCGCGACCTTGGCTACACCGTTGAGTGGAAGCTGCTGAACGCTGTGAACTATGGGGTCCCCCAGAACCGCGAGCGGCTATTCGTGATCGGGCACCGTGGCAAGTTTCAATGGCCGGAGCCTGAGCTTCATAAGGTCACTGCTGGCGCGGCCATCGAGGACATGGCGTTCCTGACTCCGCCTGAGTCCAAGTTCCTCACGGCCAGCATGGACGGCTACGTTGCCCGCTACGAGGCGGCATCCAAGTGCGTCACTCCGCGTGACCTGCACCTGGACCGCCCTTCTCGCACTTTGACGTGCCGGAATCTGGCAGGGGCGACCGGGGACATGATGCGAGTCCGACTGCCGGACGGTCGTCGTCGTCGCCTCCTGCATCAGGAAGCTGCCCGACTCCAGAGCTTCCCGGACGACTTCCAGTTCATCGGCAACGAGACCGAGCGGTACAACCAGATTGGTAACGCCGTTCCGCCCTTGCTGGCCTTCCACCTGGCGCAGAGCATCCGGCGACACCTTGACGATCCACAGGGACTACAAGCCAAGCCTGAAGCCCAGCCGCTGCTTTTCGCCCCACAGCCGGTGCTGATTTGA
- a CDS encoding antitoxin Xre/MbcA/ParS toxin-binding domain-containing protein yields MSRLKRSSKKSRVVGLRIQTKGKPKVTALGTIDETFLQREAVRITGSPKLATAWMERSNPLLGNITPREAVKRNKGRDALSILMNIAGV; encoded by the coding sequence ATGTCCAGACTGAAACGATCCTCCAAGAAGTCGCGTGTCGTTGGGCTGCGCATCCAGACGAAGGGCAAGCCCAAGGTGACCGCGCTGGGAACCATCGACGAAACGTTCCTGCAGCGTGAAGCGGTGCGGATCACGGGAAGTCCGAAGCTCGCCACGGCCTGGATGGAGCGGTCCAATCCCCTGCTGGGCAACATCACGCCGCGCGAAGCGGTGAAGCGGAACAAGGGGCGAGACGCCCTGAGCATCCTGATGAACATCGCCGGGGTCTGA
- a CDS encoding toll/interleukin-1 receptor domain-containing protein — translation MTREPPLTFFSYAWTTEAHKARVRALADRLRGDGVDVILDQTHLQAGDDTFQFMEQIASRPDLKKVVVICDQRYKQKVDGRQGGSGTEGTIMSPGVYQQIGEGPNKFVAVAFETDERGTGFVPTMFATRLYIDMSTDELQDANYERLLRFLWDRPEPPAPLGRPPEYLFDGDPTDALVHSKAKNVRMAVERGRGPLTPWQELVDAVLGVFARFSAPLSATRQYDGQEAMRQVEWTIPARDALTETVRFLVREDRLTAVMLIDLFTRLGHVARRHEQEWSVQAEVTAHTRAAVLELVLYVVAVLIQEDQPALLGEVLNTTYVQDGGYGNIEATVFAFVWGDAGWFAEEMEARPGRRTQAGVADWMKARATLAGVPFWQLVQADVLLSANTVQGIRGTPLGPMYQMWYPVLGSYWASQPLPLFKRLMSEAVLKRWLPVFRQDSLQSMIEAGPTVFQYPDERPLVSRVSLEQLFGISQLGRRM, via the coding sequence GTGACACGTGAGCCGCCCCTGACCTTCTTCAGTTACGCCTGGACCACCGAGGCGCACAAGGCCCGTGTCCGGGCGCTGGCCGACCGCCTGCGCGGGGACGGCGTTGACGTCATCCTCGACCAGACCCACCTTCAGGCCGGGGATGACACATTCCAGTTCATGGAGCAGATCGCCAGCCGCCCGGACCTGAAGAAAGTCGTGGTCATCTGCGACCAGCGGTACAAGCAGAAGGTGGACGGCCGGCAGGGTGGGAGCGGAACCGAGGGCACGATCATGAGCCCCGGTGTCTACCAGCAGATCGGCGAGGGGCCAAACAAATTCGTGGCGGTCGCCTTCGAGACTGACGAGCGCGGCACCGGGTTCGTGCCGACCATGTTTGCGACGCGGCTCTATATCGACATGAGCACCGACGAACTGCAGGACGCGAACTACGAACGGCTGCTGCGGTTCCTATGGGACCGGCCCGAACCGCCTGCGCCGCTGGGGCGACCTCCGGAGTATCTGTTCGATGGGGACCCGACGGACGCGCTGGTGCACAGCAAGGCCAAGAATGTGCGGATGGCGGTGGAACGGGGGCGCGGCCCGCTGACGCCATGGCAGGAGCTCGTTGATGCTGTGTTGGGAGTGTTCGCGCGGTTCAGCGCGCCACTGAGTGCCACGCGGCAATACGACGGACAGGAAGCGATGCGGCAGGTGGAGTGGACGATCCCCGCGCGTGACGCCCTGACCGAGACTGTCCGCTTTCTGGTGCGCGAGGATCGGCTGACGGCTGTCATGCTGATCGACCTGTTCACCCGACTTGGTCACGTTGCTAGGCGGCATGAGCAGGAATGGAGCGTACAAGCCGAAGTTACGGCACACACCCGCGCGGCGGTGCTTGAACTGGTGCTATACGTGGTGGCCGTCCTGATTCAGGAAGATCAGCCGGCCCTGCTGGGCGAAGTGTTGAACACCACCTACGTGCAGGACGGTGGGTACGGCAACATTGAGGCGACGGTCTTCGCGTTCGTGTGGGGAGACGCTGGGTGGTTCGCTGAAGAGATGGAAGCTCGGCCGGGGCGGCGGACACAGGCTGGCGTGGCGGACTGGATGAAGGCCCGCGCCACGCTGGCGGGTGTGCCGTTCTGGCAGTTGGTGCAGGCGGATGTGTTGCTCAGTGCGAATACTGTTCAGGGCATCCGTGGGACGCCGTTGGGTCCCATGTATCAGATGTGGTACCCGGTGCTGGGGTCCTACTGGGCGAGTCAACCGCTGCCGCTATTCAAGCGGTTGATGAGTGAGGCTGTCCTGAAGCGTTGGCTTCCGGTCTTCCGGCAGGACTCGCTACAGTCGATGATCGAGGCCGGTCCTACCGTCTTTCAGTACCCTGATGAACGACCGCTGGTGAGCCGCGTGTCACTTGAGCAACTGTTCGGGATCAGTCAACTGGGGCGCCGGATGTAA
- a CDS encoding replication initiator protein A, protein MTRPVRSAPPDRGHDERNLARLSLILANNRVPSTLTTWTKEFKSSGDLGTSISVTCTAPRHDVVPHGSDNDILLGLVNAYIAAGQPESGLMRLTAYQLLTFSSLPNAQPYHDELMRTLSRLQGTVYRIRDSWYDKDQYRYRDINTSLILKFTVLDRAHNPEAFKNLRAESLLEITLDSDLTASIRSGFIRALDLTVLKALKQPLARLLFRILSEQHWPHDAPASVTSFRINLRTWGQHLGILDDRADRIRRTLEPAHQQLITQGFLQGVEYFGRGAGQDVLYTFRPHTDALPAAVVIPPDPATTPPADPATTALLTARGVSHQIALQLVAAHGPASVQQRVARFDGMIANGYKVRSRPGLLVDIIQHPEKYTSEAAPPPPPARQASPEPLLEPARTPAAARLFLAPLKLPSVLEQVATDLFLDHLVTTQDLLDLRSAPAPEQVILAWQARASAP, encoded by the coding sequence ATGACCCGCCCCGTGAGATCTGCGCCGCCTGACCGCGGGCACGACGAGCGCAATCTCGCCCGCCTCTCCCTGATCCTGGCCAACAACCGCGTTCCCAGCACGCTCACGACCTGGACGAAGGAATTCAAATCCAGCGGGGACCTCGGGACCAGCATCAGCGTCACCTGCACTGCCCCCCGGCACGACGTCGTGCCGCACGGCAGCGACAACGACATCCTCCTCGGCCTCGTGAACGCCTACATCGCCGCCGGGCAGCCCGAAAGCGGCCTGATGCGCCTCACCGCCTACCAGCTCCTGACGTTCTCCAGCCTCCCCAACGCGCAGCCGTACCACGACGAACTGATGCGGACCCTGAGCCGCCTGCAGGGCACCGTGTACCGCATCCGGGACAGCTGGTACGACAAGGACCAGTACCGCTACCGCGACATCAACACCAGCCTGATCCTGAAGTTCACCGTCCTTGACCGCGCGCACAACCCGGAGGCCTTCAAGAACCTCCGCGCCGAATCGCTGCTCGAAATCACGCTCGACAGCGACCTGACCGCCAGCATCCGCAGCGGCTTCATCCGCGCGCTGGACCTCACGGTCCTCAAGGCACTCAAACAGCCCCTCGCGCGGCTGCTGTTCCGCATCCTGAGCGAACAACACTGGCCCCACGACGCGCCGGCCAGCGTCACGAGCTTCCGCATCAACCTGCGCACCTGGGGGCAGCACCTGGGCATCCTCGACGACCGCGCCGACCGGATCCGCCGCACGCTCGAACCCGCCCACCAGCAACTCATCACCCAGGGCTTCCTCCAGGGCGTGGAGTACTTCGGGCGCGGCGCGGGACAGGACGTGCTGTACACCTTCCGGCCCCACACGGACGCCCTCCCGGCCGCCGTGGTGATCCCACCCGACCCCGCGACCACGCCACCGGCCGACCCGGCCACGACCGCGCTGCTGACCGCGCGCGGCGTGAGCCACCAGATCGCCCTCCAACTCGTCGCCGCTCACGGCCCGGCCAGCGTGCAACAGCGCGTCGCCAGGTTCGACGGCATGATCGCCAACGGGTACAAGGTCCGCAGCCGCCCGGGCCTTCTGGTCGACATCATCCAGCACCCCGAAAAGTACACCAGCGAAGCCGCTCCGCCGCCGCCCCCCGCCCGTCAGGCCAGCCCGGAACCCCTGCTGGAACCCGCCCGGACCCCCGCCGCCGCCCGGCTGTTCCTGGCGCCCCTAAAGCTCCCCAGCGTGCTGGAGCAGGTCGCCACGGACCTGTTCCTCGACCACCTCGTCACGACGCAGGACCTGCTCGACCTGCGAAGCGCGCCGGCACCAGAGCAGGTCATCCTGGCGTGGCAGGCGCGGGCGTCCGCGCCCTGA
- a CDS encoding BsuBI/PstI family type II restriction endonuclease produces MTSETPQLLNRSKVHKEFKAKTPEAQQTINAMLQVLDAAGIPLGYLTGRRLERVALAVLACGDIKTVGDFKKAKTKAHRYELRTRDIIEYINEHYGENISRGSYDDIRRKDLELPVLGGVVMKSKDAADPNNPTRGYTLDAEFAALLAAYGTTGWSDAVETYARTHTLLRDRLEPLGQKKVTVIENAEQLVEQIHTVLGTGPHNELIVQIITEFLPRYGYGAKVLYVGSATERFLYRDDTTFAELGFPVISRDTELPDVVAYSSEKNWLYFIEAVHSFGPISPARLLKLEQLAKQSNVAGVVYVTAFLDIDTFGIWLRKKEIAWESEVWIAENPSHMVHMDGVKFLGPFKTLDVD; encoded by the coding sequence ATGACCTCTGAAACGCCGCAACTTCTGAACCGCTCCAAGGTCCACAAGGAGTTCAAGGCGAAGACGCCGGAAGCTCAGCAGACCATCAACGCCATGCTCCAAGTGCTGGATGCAGCCGGGATTCCGCTCGGATACCTGACCGGACGGAGGCTGGAGCGGGTCGCCTTGGCTGTGCTGGCCTGCGGTGACATCAAGACCGTTGGTGATTTCAAGAAGGCCAAGACTAAGGCGCACCGCTACGAGTTACGAACCCGAGACATCATCGAGTACATCAACGAGCACTATGGCGAGAACATCTCGCGTGGGTCCTACGACGACATCCGCCGGAAAGATCTGGAGCTTCCCGTCCTGGGCGGGGTGGTCATGAAGTCAAAGGATGCGGCCGACCCCAACAATCCGACCCGTGGCTACACGCTTGATGCGGAATTCGCCGCGCTCCTGGCGGCTTACGGTACGACAGGGTGGTCAGATGCCGTCGAAACCTACGCCCGCACCCACACCCTGCTGCGGGATCGCCTGGAGCCGCTGGGTCAGAAGAAGGTCACGGTCATCGAGAATGCAGAACAGCTGGTCGAGCAGATCCATACGGTGCTTGGTACCGGGCCGCACAACGAGCTGATCGTCCAGATCATCACGGAGTTCCTGCCCAGGTACGGCTACGGCGCCAAGGTGCTGTACGTCGGCAGCGCAACGGAACGCTTCCTCTACCGCGACGACACCACCTTCGCTGAGCTCGGTTTCCCGGTCATCTCGCGTGACACGGAACTGCCTGACGTGGTGGCCTACTCCAGCGAGAAGAACTGGCTGTACTTCATCGAGGCCGTCCATTCTTTCGGCCCTATCTCGCCCGCCCGTCTACTAAAGTTGGAGCAGCTGGCCAAGCAGAGCAACGTGGCTGGCGTGGTGTACGTGACCGCGTTCCTCGACATAGACACGTTCGGGATCTGGCTCCGTAAGAAGGAGATCGCCTGGGAATCGGAAGTGTGGATTGCTGAGAACCCCAGTCATATGGTGCATATGGACGGCGTCAAATTCCTGGGGCCGTTCAAGACTCTCGATGTGGACTGA